The proteins below are encoded in one region of Pygocentrus nattereri isolate fPygNat1 chromosome 13, fPygNat1.pri, whole genome shotgun sequence:
- the bambia gene encoding BMP and activin membrane-bound inhibitor (Xenopus laevis) homolog a — MDRHSSLVSLWFQLELCAMAVLLTKGEIRCYCDAPHCVATGYMCKSELNACFTKLLDPLNSNSPLTHGCLDPLLNSVDVCTKKNMDVLNGGSSPIECCHDDMCNYRGLHDIAHTRSDSTDRYQSDSSNQNLITRVQELASAKEVWFRAAVIAVPIAGGLILVLLIMLALRMLRSENKRLRAQRQQMLSRLHYSFHGHHHAKKGHVAKLDLECMVPVTGHENCCLGCDKMRQAELSLAGGSGGGERFLSLVHWGMYTGHGKLEFV; from the exons GAGAGATCAGGTGCTATTGCGATGCGCCGCACTGCGTTGCCACAGGATACATGTGCAAGTCGGAGCTTAATGCTTGTTTCACCAAGCTGCTGGACCCACTTAATTCAAACTCCCCGTTAACACACGGGTGTCTAGACCCGCTATTAAACTCGGTGGATGTGTGCACCAAGAAGAACATGGATGTTTTAAATGGAGGCTCATCTCCCATTGAGTGCTGTCATGATGATATGTGCAACTACCGGGGACTACATGACATTGCGCACACTCGGAGTGACTCTACAG acCGATACCAGTCAGACAGCTCCAACCAGAACTTGATCACACGGGTTCAGGAGTTAGCCTCGGCGAAAGAGGTTTGGTTCCGGGCAGCAGTGATTGCTGTGCCCATCGCTGGAGGCCTCATCCTGGTGCTGCTGATCATGCTGGCGCTCCGGATGCTGCGCAGCGAAAACAAGCGGCTTCGGGCCCAGAGGCAGCAGATGCTCTCCCGTCTGCACTACAGCTTCCACGGGCACCACCACGCCAAAAAAGGACACGTGGCCAAGCTGGACTTGGAATGCATGGTCCCCGTGACAGGACACGAGAACTGTTGCTTGGGCTGCGATAAGATGCGGCAGGCCGAGCTGAGTCTGGCAGGGGGCAGCGGAGGGGGTGAGCGCTTTCTCTCGCTCGTGCACTGGGGGATGTACACGGGCCACGGCAAACTGGAATTTGTATGA